From the Priestia koreensis genome, one window contains:
- a CDS encoding methyltransferase — MNNQFYDELLNIKTTKEQQGFHDSLHYHRYEATPYRGLEKLCKELSFTESDHVIDFGCGKGRLGFYLYHYHRAFVTGIEMSDEYYDDAVQNLHQYKKKYHHRNEIQFKKCLAEEYEIQEQHNCFYFFNPFSIQIFMRVINNILSSIEKAPRPITLIFYYPSDDYIYFLNNHAAFHLTKEIQLPGAYERNEYERFLVYELSY; from the coding sequence ATGAACAACCAATTTTATGATGAATTATTAAATATTAAAACAACGAAAGAACAGCAGGGATTTCACGACTCTTTGCACTATCACCGCTATGAAGCAACGCCGTATCGCGGTCTTGAAAAACTATGCAAAGAGCTTTCTTTTACCGAGTCTGATCACGTGATTGATTTTGGATGTGGGAAGGGACGACTCGGCTTTTATTTATACCATTATCACCGAGCGTTTGTAACCGGCATTGAAATGAGTGACGAATACTATGACGATGCTGTCCAAAATCTTCATCAGTACAAAAAAAAGTATCACCATCGCAATGAAATTCAGTTCAAAAAATGCTTGGCGGAAGAATACGAAATTCAAGAACAGCACAATTGTTTTTATTTTTTTAATCCGTTTTCCATTCAAATCTTCATGCGCGTCATTAATAATATCCTGTCATCGATTGAAAAGGCACCGCGCCCCATTACGCTTATTTTCTATTATCCATCTGATGACTATATTTATTTTTTAAATAACCACGCCGCGTTTCACCTGACAAAAGAAATTCAATTACCAGGTGCCTACGAGCGAAATGAGTATGAACGATTTTTAGTTTATGAGCTGAGCTATTGA
- a CDS encoding cupin domain-containing protein, protein MTNPYTTFTGKDVQYFSDVNKNRLNTRNSSNFINRLGRDVLNTLGNTSLLDIYLSKGKVVEPHYHKNASELVYCISGAAVVSLINPYTNQVSDIPLVPGQVANIPQGFWHWEIASEDDTHLLAIFDTPYPEYVFGSDILNKTPIEVLAHTYCLDPDQLRKALAPLKNQTTVIGPTDECGTKPKKKPYYLDSRVAPYPYTPYYPYHPSYPYSY, encoded by the coding sequence ATGACAAACCCTTATACTACGTTTACAGGAAAAGACGTACAGTATTTTTCAGATGTGAATAAAAATCGATTAAATACACGAAATTCCAGTAACTTTATTAATCGACTAGGACGTGATGTGCTCAATACGCTCGGGAATACGTCACTACTTGATATTTATTTGAGCAAGGGGAAGGTGGTAGAACCGCATTACCACAAAAATGCTTCCGAGCTCGTTTACTGCATTTCAGGAGCAGCGGTCGTGTCTTTAATTAATCCGTATACGAATCAAGTGAGCGATATCCCCCTCGTTCCTGGTCAAGTAGCGAATATTCCACAAGGATTTTGGCATTGGGAAATTGCATCAGAAGATGATACGCATCTTTTAGCCATTTTTGATACCCCGTATCCTGAATACGTATTTGGGTCGGATATTCTGAATAAAACTCCTATTGAAGTGTTAGCACATACGTATTGCCTAGACCCCGATCAGCTGCGAAAAGCGCTCGCTCCATTGAAAAATCAAACGACGGTTATTGGCCCTACTGATGAATGTGGAACCAAACCTAAGAAAAAACCTTATTATCTTGATTCACGTGTTGCCCCTTACCCGTATACTCCGTACTATCCATATCACCCCTCCTATCCATATAGCTACTAA
- a CDS encoding glycosyl hydrolase family 18 protein, whose amino-acid sequence MFVYKVRSGDTLFAISAKFSCPMDQLRMVNGLTTINIVPGQALLIPLYTYTVQPGDTWSGIVRSTYVSKKQLQKANPSINPSVLYVGTKIKIPSISNYLAATMSYYGIRNEEADRTLIADFAPYSSAIAMFEYHFAPNGDIVNQLNDRVAIETSWKNRVVPLVTVTNLNDSGFSGDLAHEVLNNPVARTNLVNNIFTLVNSRGYGGVNIDFEQVRGEDRDLFTGFLEQVRKKLNASKYVMTIAVPAKTSEDIPWLQGYDYGGIGDVVNYMFIMAYDWHYGGSEPGAVAPIEEVRKTIEFAIDRVERKKLIIGMPLYGYDWALPYEQEAPASAVSNQNALLRAMNNQARIRYSKEAQAPYFRYTDKDGKRHEVWFEDVRSISEKAKLVREYNLQSIGVWQLTLGFAAGPWILRKFFTVRKV is encoded by the coding sequence ATGTTTGTATATAAAGTTCGGTCTGGTGATACGCTCTTTGCGATTAGTGCGAAATTTAGCTGTCCGATGGATCAACTTCGAATGGTTAACGGTCTAACAACGATTAATATAGTCCCAGGTCAGGCGCTTTTAATACCTCTTTATACATATACAGTCCAGCCTGGAGATACGTGGAGTGGAATCGTTCGTAGCACGTACGTATCAAAAAAACAGCTCCAAAAGGCAAATCCATCGATTAATCCATCAGTCCTATATGTCGGAACGAAAATCAAGATTCCCAGCATTTCCAACTACTTAGCTGCCACGATGTCTTATTATGGCATTCGAAATGAAGAAGCCGATCGAACGCTTATTGCTGATTTTGCGCCATATTCATCAGCAATTGCCATGTTTGAATATCACTTTGCTCCGAATGGGGATATTGTTAATCAGCTCAACGACCGAGTGGCCATTGAAACATCTTGGAAAAATCGCGTCGTTCCACTTGTTACGGTTACAAATTTAAATGACAGCGGATTTAGCGGGGATTTGGCTCATGAAGTATTAAATAACCCGGTTGCCCGAACGAACTTGGTTAATAATATTTTCACCCTTGTAAATAGTCGCGGATACGGAGGAGTCAACATTGATTTTGAACAGGTAAGAGGCGAAGACCGCGATCTCTTCACCGGTTTTTTAGAACAAGTCCGCAAAAAACTAAATGCCTCTAAGTACGTCATGACGATTGCAGTTCCGGCTAAAACGAGCGAAGATATCCCGTGGCTTCAAGGCTATGACTACGGTGGAATTGGAGATGTAGTCAACTATATGTTCATTATGGCCTATGACTGGCACTACGGGGGAAGTGAACCAGGAGCGGTTGCCCCCATTGAGGAAGTTCGAAAAACCATTGAATTTGCGATTGATCGGGTAGAGCGTAAAAAGCTGATTATCGGCATGCCGCTATATGGATATGATTGGGCTCTTCCATACGAACAGGAAGCACCAGCCTCTGCGGTTTCCAATCAAAATGCATTGCTGCGAGCAATGAATAATCAAGCGCGAATTCGTTATTCAAAAGAAGCGCAGGCTCCGTATTTTCGCTACACGGATAAAGACGGAAAGCGTCATGAAGTGTGGTTTGAAGATGTACGAAGCATTAGTGAAAAAGCGAAGCTCGTTCGTGAGTATAACCTCCAATCCATCGGCGTCTGGCAGCTCACCCTCGGCTTTGCCGCAGGCCCGTGGATTTTACGGAAGTTTTTCACAGTACGAAAAGTGTGA
- a CDS encoding helix-turn-helix transcriptional regulator: MLQNSIAIGRAEKKWTQQDLANEINVSRQTIISLEKNKYNPSLVLAFKIAHSLGKEITDVFQYKEDVES; encoded by the coding sequence ATGCTCCAAAATAGTATTGCTATAGGTAGAGCAGAAAAGAAATGGACACAGCAAGATTTAGCAAATGAAATAAACGTCAGCCGGCAGACGATTATCTCCTTAGAGAAAAACAAGTACAATCCATCTTTGGTATTAGCTTTCAAAATTGCTCATTCGCTTGGAAAAGAAATAACCGACGTATTTCAGTATAAGGAGGATGTGGAATCGTGA
- a CDS encoding RNA polymerase sigma factor: MDFEGRWIRKIQQHGHEESANKLIKKYYKEIFSFVYKQTVAEQLSQDLTQEIFVRVLQSILNFDRKKSSFRTWLYRISSNHMVDYFRSKSYRTTRQTVYEEEIEIEGIDYVLEHLATKEDMQLVNQLLQQFEAEEQQIIRFKLFLELTFQEISGMLNLPESSVKTKYYTILKKLRKEMKHYAC; encoded by the coding sequence ATGGATTTTGAAGGGCGATGGATTAGGAAGATACAACAACATGGTCATGAGGAGAGTGCCAACAAATTAATTAAAAAGTATTATAAAGAAATTTTTTCATTTGTTTATAAACAAACCGTTGCTGAACAATTATCACAAGATTTAACGCAAGAAATTTTTGTTCGTGTTCTGCAGTCGATCTTAAATTTTGATCGTAAAAAATCTTCGTTTCGAACATGGCTTTACCGCATTTCTTCTAATCATATGGTCGATTATTTTCGCTCCAAATCGTATCGCACCACGAGACAAACGGTGTACGAAGAAGAGATTGAAATTGAAGGGATTGATTACGTTCTAGAACATTTGGCGACAAAGGAGGATATGCAACTCGTCAATCAACTGCTTCAGCAATTTGAAGCTGAGGAGCAGCAAATTATCCGCTTCAAATTGTTTTTAGAATTAACCTTTCAGGAGATTTCGGGAATGCTCAATTTGCCCGAATCCTCTGTAAAAACAAAGTACTATACGATTCTTAAGAAGCTAAGAAAGGAGATGAAGCATTATGCCTGTTAA
- a CDS encoding ABC transporter ATP-binding protein: MLVLQNVEKRYGDFTALQAIDLEFKQGIYGLLSPNGAGKTTLIKMLVTLIQPTNGQILYNGKPIEVLGESYRELIGYLPQQFGYYKHYTPAKYLTYLAALKGMNKKEVKQRIDDVLEKVALTEVKHKKMRKFSGGMIQRVGIAQALLNDPKILILDEPTAGLDPKERARFRHLLSDLARNRTVIISTHIVSDIESIANEIIMIKNQELLYKASVTDICQTLEGKVFETSLSFDQLPSFRETYLTLQEKQDQGKMLVRFVANKQSHPSWNGVHPQLEDVFLAEYENESTIGR; the protein is encoded by the coding sequence ATGCTAGTGTTGCAGAATGTTGAAAAAAGATATGGGGATTTTACCGCTTTACAAGCTATTGATTTAGAATTTAAACAGGGTATTTATGGATTGTTATCACCAAATGGAGCAGGGAAAACGACGTTAATTAAAATGCTTGTAACGCTTATTCAGCCGACAAACGGTCAAATCCTGTACAATGGAAAACCAATTGAAGTGCTTGGAGAGTCGTACCGTGAGTTAATTGGATATCTTCCGCAGCAATTTGGCTATTACAAGCATTATACGCCTGCAAAATATTTAACGTACTTAGCCGCACTAAAAGGAATGAACAAAAAAGAAGTAAAGCAACGAATTGACGATGTACTTGAGAAAGTCGCGCTAACAGAAGTAAAGCATAAAAAAATGAGGAAGTTTTCCGGTGGGATGATTCAGCGCGTAGGAATTGCCCAAGCGCTTCTCAATGATCCGAAAATCCTTATATTGGACGAGCCGACAGCAGGACTAGATCCGAAAGAACGAGCGCGTTTTCGTCATTTGTTATCTGACCTCGCTCGAAACCGTACCGTCATTATATCTACGCACATTGTATCTGACATTGAATCTATTGCAAATGAGATCATTATGATAAAAAATCAGGAGTTGTTATATAAGGCGTCCGTCACAGACATTTGCCAAACGCTAGAAGGAAAAGTGTTTGAAACGTCCTTATCGTTTGATCAGCTACCATCGTTTCGAGAAACCTATTTAACACTGCAGGAAAAGCAGGATCAGGGAAAAATGCTTGTTAGGTTTGTGGCCAATAAACAAAGCCACCCTTCATGGAACGGCGTTCACCCGCAGCTAGAAGATGTATTTTTAGCTGAATATGAAAATGAAAGCACGATAGGTCGGTAA
- a CDS encoding ABC transporter permease subunit yields the protein MNITWLEMKKALCSPVILGLLGIFIVFNIFTIVSGSYHKSELGIVNEIIEKYGLHFNDSSLKTMQEDLNREVRTVDSGFQEAPAFLHAMTAEKYNKESKKKQHEIDRMGLMQSYINMGKALDQRYSELKVNELKEPIIQSFHLHGTAKELVSNEYKKLGTRLEEIKHNEEYKQWFFAGAYQMHTKLFRDLLKNIALEGIMLVALMTALIANYEFEHRSHLVTYSTKRGRHIVWNKLVATLLMTILLLIPLFAVSLLTFFHVYDYSRLWGAQISSGLNWENKWPYVTWWPVEFKQYLWLAIAIIVMALLIVSILTFTVSIFVRNSYITWITVTLLLTTIFILPSFFIKIPTLFILFNFNLTSLLLNPHMYFSGSSTIEPRFEHQEMMTLFIYLAIGLFCGAFAIRKFYRKDIG from the coding sequence ATGAACATTACGTGGCTTGAAATGAAAAAAGCACTATGCTCACCGGTGATCCTTGGTTTATTAGGAATCTTCATTGTATTTAATATTTTTACCATTGTAAGCGGATCGTACCATAAGAGTGAGTTGGGAATAGTGAATGAGATTATCGAGAAATATGGACTTCATTTTAATGACTCAAGTCTAAAAACAATGCAGGAGGATTTAAATAGAGAGGTACGCACAGTTGATTCTGGGTTTCAAGAAGCGCCTGCTTTTTTACATGCGATGACAGCTGAAAAATACAACAAAGAATCAAAAAAGAAACAGCATGAAATTGACCGAATGGGTCTTATGCAAAGTTATATCAACATGGGAAAAGCACTGGATCAGCGTTATTCGGAGCTGAAAGTAAATGAATTAAAAGAACCGATCATCCAGAGCTTTCACCTGCATGGAACAGCAAAAGAGTTGGTGTCAAACGAGTATAAAAAATTAGGAACTCGTTTGGAGGAAATAAAGCACAACGAAGAATATAAGCAGTGGTTTTTTGCAGGGGCCTATCAAATGCATACTAAATTATTTCGCGATCTGTTGAAAAATATCGCGCTTGAAGGGATCATGCTTGTTGCACTGATGACCGCTCTAATTGCTAATTACGAGTTTGAACATCGATCTCACTTAGTAACGTACAGTACAAAAAGAGGTCGTCATATCGTATGGAATAAGCTTGTGGCTACATTATTAATGACTATTCTGCTATTAATCCCATTGTTCGCTGTCAGTTTACTAACTTTTTTTCACGTGTACGATTACTCCAGGTTATGGGGAGCTCAAATTAGCAGTGGTCTTAACTGGGAAAATAAGTGGCCGTACGTTACGTGGTGGCCGGTGGAATTTAAACAATATTTATGGCTCGCGATCGCAATTATTGTTATGGCGTTGCTTATCGTATCGATATTAACCTTTACAGTGAGCATATTTGTGCGAAACAGTTATATCACGTGGATTACGGTGACATTATTACTAACTACGATCTTCATTCTTCCGTCTTTTTTTATAAAAATACCAACCCTGTTCATTCTATTCAATTTTAATTTAACGTCCTTGTTGTTAAATCCCCATATGTACTTTTCAGGATCATCAACGATTGAACCAAGATTTGAACATCAGGAAATGATGACGCTCTTTATTTATCTTGCTATCGGTTTGTTTTGTGGTGCATTTGCAATCAGAAAGTTCTATAGAAAGGATATTGGTTAA
- a CDS encoding DUF7003 family protein: MKVSEILTKLDLYAEDYNFPILDNMNFDFAQGRLSVFQYQDQWAMIFEIVGVDPNLNISNDLFVYSNTSNPQGLIIGCDNILTLQNNADIFDDDGDFLVSPFDLNLIINEKSVHTQPTEEAYTQLGIKTEPFTTTKLARYLSATYKEYFWLDVSILLKEASLSNEFKLFYQTDEWQHTDEEKPSENEFFQSLAKAIELKDASLIQRNEPNTHWSRWTWSDFEKQGE, translated from the coding sequence ATGAAAGTAAGTGAAATTTTAACGAAGCTTGATCTTTATGCAGAAGATTATAATTTTCCGATTCTTGATAATATGAATTTTGATTTTGCACAGGGTAGACTGTCTGTTTTTCAATATCAGGACCAGTGGGCAATGATATTTGAGATCGTCGGTGTAGATCCGAATCTCAACATATCAAATGACCTCTTTGTTTATAGTAACACGAGCAACCCACAAGGATTAATCATAGGTTGCGACAATATCTTAACCTTACAGAATAACGCAGACATATTTGATGATGATGGGGATTTTTTAGTTTCTCCGTTCGACTTAAACTTAATAATTAACGAAAAAAGTGTTCATACTCAACCAACAGAAGAAGCATATACACAGCTTGGAATTAAAACAGAACCATTTACTACAACAAAGCTAGCACGCTATTTAAGCGCTACATACAAAGAGTATTTTTGGCTTGACGTTTCAATCTTGTTAAAAGAGGCCTCACTTAGCAATGAGTTTAAGCTCTTTTATCAAACTGACGAATGGCAACATACGGATGAAGAAAAACCAAGCGAAAATGAATTTTTTCAAAGCCTAGCAAAAGCAATTGAACTAAAGGACGCATCACTCATTCAACGAAATGAACCGAACACACACTGGTCTCGATGGACGTGGAGTGATTTTGAAAAACAGGGAGAATGA
- a CDS encoding RNA polymerase sigma factor, translating into MEEIDFEEVYQQYFREVYLYVRSLCFDERTAEEITQEAFFKALKAIKQFDGSKDIRAWLFTIAKNTYFSHYKANKKQVPAEVTEESATGVQIVHHLLNEEDAFRVHQFLHKMKEPYKEVFSLRTFGELSFEKVGLLFGKSSGWARVTYYRARKQILEYMEEMES; encoded by the coding sequence GTGGAAGAGATCGACTTTGAAGAGGTTTACCAACAATATTTTCGAGAGGTTTATTTGTATGTTCGATCGTTATGTTTTGATGAACGAACAGCGGAGGAAATCACGCAAGAAGCCTTTTTCAAAGCGCTCAAGGCGATTAAGCAGTTTGATGGTTCAAAGGATATTCGGGCATGGCTGTTTACAATCGCTAAAAATACATATTTCTCTCATTATAAAGCAAACAAAAAGCAAGTCCCGGCAGAGGTAACGGAAGAATCCGCTACAGGAGTACAAATTGTTCATCACCTCTTGAATGAAGAGGATGCTTTTCGCGTTCATCAGTTCCTACACAAGATGAAGGAACCATATAAGGAGGTCTTTTCACTACGTACATTTGGTGAATTGTCGTTTGAAAAAGTAGGGCTTTTATTCGGAAAAAGCTCCGGTTGGGCAAGAGTCACGTATTACCGTGCAAGAAAACAAATTTTGGAATATATGGAGGAGATGGAATCGTGA
- a CDS encoding zf-HC2 domain-containing protein produces the protein MNKISCPVIRDLLPLYVDEVVSKDTKNMVEAHLQHCEACRREYDMMKRDVVIPTENKASILKKMNKKWRNKKFMISFASVFATLVILFGVFVYVTYHEKVVPYSKGLIEINKQDDKKITWLYHGKSYSGVNEMLPVSIEINGEKKNVSFIYFTETIAESPKRDLFNIAKDAKQNYKGTFSESEKIDAIYYVKFDWEEKDMSNKSSESFWESLVKKGTLIWERK, from the coding sequence GTGAACAAAATTAGTTGTCCTGTTATTAGAGATCTTTTGCCACTGTACGTTGATGAAGTCGTAAGCAAAGACACAAAGAATATGGTGGAAGCTCATCTTCAGCATTGTGAAGCATGTAGGCGAGAATATGACATGATGAAGCGAGATGTAGTCATTCCAACTGAAAATAAAGCTAGCATACTAAAAAAGATGAATAAAAAGTGGCGAAATAAAAAGTTTATGATTTCCTTTGCATCTGTTTTTGCAACGCTTGTTATTTTGTTTGGCGTCTTTGTTTATGTTACCTATCATGAGAAGGTTGTCCCATATTCGAAAGGTCTAATTGAAATTAATAAACAGGATGATAAAAAAATAACTTGGCTTTACCATGGGAAATCTTATTCAGGAGTTAATGAGATGTTGCCTGTTTCAATCGAGATTAATGGAGAGAAAAAGAATGTGAGTTTTATTTACTTCACAGAGACAATTGCAGAATCACCTAAAAGAGATCTTTTTAATATTGCAAAAGATGCTAAACAGAATTATAAGGGTACGTTTAGTGAGAGTGAAAAAATTGATGCCATCTATTATGTGAAATTTGATTGGGAAGAAAAGGATATGTCTAACAAATCGAGTGAATCTTTTTGGGAGTCCTTAGTCAAAAAAGGAACATTAATCTGGGAAAGAAAATAA
- a CDS encoding YjcZ family sporulation protein has protein sequence MGAHGCDGGHGGYGFGSGFALLIVLFILLVIIGSTWSGGGVGYGAGCGGYGYGW, from the coding sequence ATGGGAGCACATGGTTGTGATGGAGGACACGGAGGTTACGGATTTGGCAGTGGCTTTGCTTTATTAATCGTCCTCTTCATTTTATTAGTCATTATCGGTAGCACTTGGTCCGGAGGTGGAGTAGGATACGGAGCTGGATGTGGCGGATATGGTTACGGTTGGTAA